One window of Sesamum indicum cultivar Zhongzhi No. 13 unplaced genomic scaffold, S_indicum_v1.0 scaffold00217, whole genome shotgun sequence genomic DNA carries:
- the LOC105179823 gene encoding pectinesterase inhibitor-like: MAIFGTSIVLILIPTVFMSIAPSATGNKLTDIEIKHLCSKTNNLGSCYKLLKSDPRTTNVDARGLAEVSVDLASKKSCSSNYTDAIRDLKAIKNYLKSGAFKNIPVQVKDASEEIKQCKKVFGGATSDGAHIKKKNQEFEFLISIVEVTSNNLNKN, translated from the exons atggctATTTTTGGAACCTCCATTGTGCTCATTCTCATACCCACAGTCTTCATGTCGATTGCACCATCCGCAACAGGAAACAAATTAACGGATATTGAGATAAAGCATTTGTGCTCCAAGACCAACAATCTTGGGAGCTGCTACAAACTCTTAAAGTCTGATCCTCGCACAACAAATGTGGACGCAAGAGGCCTTGCGGAAGTTTCTGTTGATTTGGCATCTAAGAAG TCGTGTTCCAGCAATTACACTGACGCCATTCGTGATCTTAAAGCCATTAAGAATTACTTAAAGTCGGGTGCTTTCAAGAACATACCTGTTCAAGTTAAGGATGCCTCTGAAGAAATCAAACAGTGCAAGAAAGTGTTTGGTGGAGCAACTAGCGATGGTGCACacataaagaagaaaaatcaggAGTTTGAATTTCTTATCAGCATAGTTGAGGTTACGTCGAACAATCTGAACAAGAACTAG